Proteins from a genomic interval of candidate division WOR-3 bacterium:
- a CDS encoding ATP-binding protein: MREQATASHSQPREHQSLGPRILAVDDDEGFCQTLVDILEARGYRADPTFCAAEALAAVERERYDLILLDLKLPDMNGIELLARVKLALPGVPVILLTGHATVDTAVRAMSEGAYSYLEKPCRPERLFIVIEQALFDAGGRTGDGIRELASILAGADLPVFTFDARSGSLLRYNQACRRLLAGSQYPILAKLLPDPDMLTAHLESLKNSGRAATDFAPLDGSGRRLRLVSYGAPHTSHEFLSLVLDVTSSYEEDAENQRVRQYFEAVFSNIAVGIMIVNSDYVIQQVNPAFANLCQAAPRAIAGRRCYEVIHRYATPCHLQGEVCPIKNCLATGTTCRVQHQHLVASGDLHFVENTMTPLRDAAGTIVCFVAIFADFTDIKHAQEASEAKSCELTRLNEELTSQREQIATQAEELKKANLELLKLSAAKSDFVSMVSHELRTPLTAITEGVSLVADQTLGPVTAIQGRFLDLALANARRLADIVNDLLDLSKIEAGRLERRPVSIELSAFLEEACAAFQPVARQKGLTLDVATGPMPRPVLADERMLRRVLANLLSNAIKFTDHGGVVVRARVEGEEAVVSVTDSGIGIPATEHAGMFQKFHQVHRRDGTRPTGTGLGLALTKEMVAMNRGRIWFESRPGAGSTFSFTLPLDTTMTRVGALLERLSQPGFEKAQALLLVRVQDPAGREQTGGHRDDVLNEVVQRLQEAEPPVHDYQVLPDDYEILALLVGTPDQLELQTARITDTLAGATFVARNRVVELDILVSCCRFALTDEPSKLLTELRKELRNAKSRTTTHPSS, encoded by the coding sequence GTGAGGGAACAAGCAACCGCTTCCCACAGCCAGCCAAGAGAACACCAGTCGCTCGGACCCAGGATTCTGGCCGTTGACGATGACGAGGGCTTCTGCCAGACTCTCGTTGACATACTCGAGGCAAGGGGATACCGCGCCGACCCCACTTTCTGCGCAGCCGAGGCACTTGCCGCAGTCGAACGCGAGCGTTATGACCTCATTCTGCTGGACCTAAAACTACCGGACATGAACGGTATCGAGCTGTTGGCCCGAGTCAAACTCGCCTTGCCCGGAGTACCCGTGATTCTCCTCACCGGACACGCCACCGTTGATACAGCGGTACGCGCGATGAGCGAGGGCGCATACAGCTACCTCGAGAAGCCATGTCGACCTGAACGGCTATTCATTGTCATCGAGCAGGCACTGTTTGATGCCGGGGGTCGGACCGGCGACGGCATCAGAGAACTTGCGAGCATACTTGCCGGAGCTGACCTGCCGGTTTTCACCTTTGACGCCCGCTCCGGCTCGCTGCTCAGATACAATCAGGCGTGCCGTCGTCTGCTCGCTGGTTCCCAATATCCTATCTTGGCCAAGCTGCTCCCAGACCCGGACATGCTCACCGCCCACCTCGAGAGTCTCAAGAACTCCGGTCGGGCAGCTACCGACTTTGCTCCGCTTGATGGTAGCGGTCGTCGTCTGCGTCTGGTTTCGTACGGAGCACCACACACTTCCCACGAGTTCCTGTCGCTGGTACTCGACGTCACCTCAAGCTACGAGGAGGACGCTGAGAACCAACGCGTGCGCCAGTACTTTGAGGCAGTATTCTCAAACATCGCCGTGGGCATCATGATCGTCAATTCTGACTACGTCATCCAGCAGGTGAACCCGGCGTTCGCCAATCTATGTCAAGCTGCGCCGCGCGCAATAGCGGGACGACGGTGTTACGAGGTGATTCACCGTTATGCCACCCCCTGCCACCTACAGGGCGAGGTTTGCCCAATAAAGAACTGCCTGGCAACCGGCACGACCTGTCGGGTTCAGCACCAGCACTTGGTCGCGTCCGGCGACCTCCACTTCGTTGAGAACACAATGACCCCCCTGCGGGACGCAGCCGGCACGATTGTCTGCTTTGTGGCGATATTCGCTGACTTCACCGACATCAAGCACGCCCAGGAGGCGTCCGAGGCCAAGTCGTGTGAGCTGACCCGGCTGAATGAAGAACTCACGTCTCAAAGAGAACAGATTGCCACCCAGGCTGAGGAACTCAAGAAAGCCAACCTCGAACTACTGAAGCTCAGCGCAGCTAAGAGTGACTTCGTCTCCATGGTTTCTCATGAACTGCGCACGCCACTCACCGCAATCACTGAGGGCGTCAGCCTCGTCGCCGACCAGACACTAGGGCCGGTAACAGCAATTCAGGGACGTTTTCTAGACCTGGCGCTTGCCAATGCCCGTCGTCTTGCCGACATCGTCAACGACCTGTTAGACTTGTCGAAGATTGAAGCCGGCCGCCTTGAGAGGCGTCCAGTGTCAATCGAGCTTAGTGCCTTCTTGGAAGAAGCCTGCGCTGCTTTCCAGCCGGTTGCCAGGCAAAAGGGACTTACACTCGATGTAGCGACCGGTCCAATGCCGCGTCCCGTGCTGGCGGACGAACGCATGCTGCGCCGCGTGCTCGCCAATCTGCTCAGCAACGCTATCAAGTTCACTGACCACGGAGGAGTCGTAGTCCGGGCGCGCGTTGAAGGGGAAGAAGCGGTGGTCAGCGTCACCGACTCGGGTATTGGTATTCCGGCGACTGAACATGCTGGCATGTTTCAGAAGTTCCACCAAGTTCATCGTCGAGACGGCACCCGACCAACCGGCACCGGGCTCGGTCTAGCACTCACCAAGGAGATGGTCGCCATGAACCGTGGCCGCATATGGTTCGAAAGCCGGCCAGGAGCCGGCAGCACGTTCTCTTTCACCCTGCCGCTTGATACTACGATGACACGGGTGGGCGCGCTGCTCGAACGTCTCTCACAGCCGGGATTCGAGAAAGCCCAGGCACTGTTGCTCGTCCGGGTCCAAGACCCGGCAGGCCGGGAACAAACCGGAGGACACCGTGACGACGTGCTCAACGAGGTTGTTCAGCGTCTTCAAGAGGCTGAGCCACCAGTCCATGACTACCAAGTCCTCCCGGACGACTATGAGATTCTGGCACTACTCGTTGGCACACCCGACCAGCTTGAATTGCAGACAGCCCGCATCACTGACACCCTGGCCGGTGCAACATTCGTTGCTCGCAACCGGGTAGTTGAACTAGACATTCTTGTCAGCTGCTGTCGGTTCGCGCTCACCGATGAACCAAGTAAACTGCTGACGGAACTCAGAAAGGAACTGCGCAATGCCAAATCGCGAACGACCACTCATCCTTCTAGCTGA
- a CDS encoding GNAT family N-acetyltransferase, producing MFAELLNLENCDSLKKFMASQPHRPFGWALPPERQSAVVDYLLHGVQEAIDAGGFAKAYDLGGEMVGLCVTRPDNWASHELGVRTFRVTHLFAAGSPEMQTIVKAMLVRETVRSAPGRVCFVAQLAHTDLSGLNALERSGFIATQSTVVMALDLLDYQSRSTPEVGYEVERARPGELAGFLEATAAEVPDGILGWDYHLPAPTKSRVHRDWLASYATQELLLASDSGRPAGLLAGHVREEAVRYLGFGVGTVDFVAAAPEYRNNGVALRLVSDSLDMFKSRGVRLAVVVARPGDESLLRYCQTCGFATVETTVTLANWSDRN from the coding sequence ATGTTCGCGGAACTACTAAACCTCGAAAACTGCGATTCGCTCAAGAAATTCATGGCATCTCAACCGCACAGGCCTTTCGGCTGGGCCCTACCTCCAGAACGTCAGAGCGCGGTAGTGGACTATCTGTTGCACGGAGTCCAGGAAGCGATTGACGCTGGTGGTTTCGCAAAGGCGTATGACCTCGGCGGAGAAATGGTCGGACTCTGCGTAACCAGGCCGGACAACTGGGCGTCGCACGAGCTGGGGGTTAGGACCTTTCGAGTGACTCACCTGTTTGCCGCTGGCAGTCCGGAGATGCAGACAATAGTCAAGGCTATGCTCGTGCGTGAGACCGTTCGTAGTGCACCGGGCCGGGTCTGCTTTGTGGCTCAGCTTGCACATACCGACCTGTCCGGTCTAAACGCGCTCGAACGTAGCGGTTTCATCGCAACCCAGAGTACAGTCGTGATGGCCCTGGACCTGCTCGATTATCAATCGCGCAGCACTCCGGAGGTCGGCTATGAAGTCGAACGCGCACGTCCTGGTGAACTTGCCGGATTCCTAGAAGCGACCGCGGCCGAAGTACCGGACGGTATCCTGGGTTGGGACTACCACCTGCCGGCCCCGACAAAGAGCCGGGTTCACCGCGACTGGCTCGCAAGCTATGCCACCCAGGAACTTCTTCTTGCCTCCGACAGCGGCCGGCCCGCCGGGCTACTGGCCGGCCACGTTCGTGAAGAAGCGGTACGTTACCTTGGGTTCGGCGTCGGGACCGTTGACTTCGTAGCCGCGGCTCCGGAATACCGCAACAACGGCGTTGCGCTGCGTCTGGTCTCAGATTCCCTTGACATGTTCAAGAGCCGTGGAGTTCGGCTCGCCGTAGTAGTTGCCCGACCGGGCGACGAATCACTTCTTCGCTATTGCCAGACCTGTGGATTCGCGACAGTCGAGACAACGGTTACGCTCGCAAACTGGAGCGACAGAAACTGA
- a CDS encoding response regulator: MPNRERPLILLAEDEANVSLVTRTRLEANGFRVRTAADGEEALTLLRKLKPSLVLLDLKMPKLDGYQVCRFIKQNPATRAVPVILFSASSSHSLALRDKCLELGADDHIRKPYHPDELLSKVRRLIQRETLDARHPESGAAPAAQDTGPAADRLEPARSYSHGSEATDHRAEAA, encoded by the coding sequence ATGCCAAATCGCGAACGACCACTCATCCTTCTAGCTGAGGACGAAGCTAACGTCAGTCTCGTCACTCGAACCCGGCTAGAGGCTAACGGCTTCCGGGTCAGGACGGCAGCGGATGGTGAGGAAGCACTGACCCTCCTGCGTAAGCTGAAACCAAGCCTGGTTCTGCTGGACCTCAAGATGCCTAAGCTCGACGGCTATCAGGTCTGCCGGTTCATCAAGCAGAACCCTGCTACCCGTGCCGTTCCGGTAATCCTCTTCTCGGCTTCGAGTTCGCACTCGCTGGCGTTGCGCGACAAGTGTCTAGAACTCGGAGCCGACGACCACATCCGTAAACCCTACCATCCTGACGAACTTCTGTCCAAGGTTCGGCGCCTGATCCAACGCGAAACGCTGGACGCCCGGCATCCTGAATCGGGGGCAGCTCCGGCAGCCCAAGATACAGGGCCGGCAGCCGACAGACTGGAGCCTGCGCGCAGCTACAGTCATGGAAGCGAGGCGACCGACCACCGGGCCGAAGCAGC
- a CDS encoding SLBB domain-containing protein, whose amino-acid sequence MNIVTVSITILLAGIPCGSNSGDGLASITASASVRTAVWGQVNNPGLYYLPGTPDVLELISSAGGPAPGADLSRVLLIRELDRSRTYLNLGRLTAQAEPVFLAPGDVVVVPESFWSRIQRNLPIISTVATVVNLAITITLVSRK is encoded by the coding sequence ATGAACATAGTAACAGTCTCGATCACTATCCTGCTCGCCGGCATTCCCTGCGGATCGAATTCAGGGGACGGTTTAGCAAGTATTACTGCGTCGGCATCGGTCCGAACCGCGGTGTGGGGTCAGGTGAACAATCCCGGCCTCTACTACCTTCCCGGGACGCCTGACGTCCTCGAGCTCATTTCCTCTGCGGGAGGACCTGCACCGGGAGCCGACCTCTCGCGCGTGTTGCTCATTCGTGAGCTCGACCGGTCAAGAACATATCTTAACCTGGGACGTCTCACGGCGCAGGCCGAGCCGGTCTTCCTCGCACCTGGCGACGTCGTTGTCGTCCCGGAATCGTTCTGGAGCAGGATACAGAGGAATTTACCGATCATCAGTACCGTGGCCACGGTCGTAAACCTAGCGATTACCATAACACTAGTCAGCCGGAAGTAG